TGTCAATCACAATATTTCTGAATTTTCAGGAAATTCAAGAGCTGGAATTCATTCTTTGGTCATTGATTCTTCATAAATGTCTGCCAAAATAGAGACTTAGGACATTCACCAGAACCCACCTTACAACGAGGTCCTCCTCATGGCAAACCTGATTTTTCTGCAAAATGAACCACTGGGGAGACGTGCTTTCCTCAAAAATGGCACCCTGTTTCTGGCGGGAGTTTCCTCGCCTGCGCTGGGAATGTTATCAGCCCGGGCAGCGGAATCCAAACAACGAGGCACCGTGCGTATCGGGTTGGTGACCGATTTGCATTACGCCGACAAACCGCCTGCCGGCTCTCGTCATTACCGCGAGACGATAACCAAACTGAAAGAAGTCGTAGGGCAGTTTCAAAGTGATCAACCCGATTTCGTCGTCTTTCATGGCGACTTGATTGATTCAGGGGAATCACTGGAGCAGGAAAAAGTTCATCTACAGACAGTCGTCAAAGCGATCTCGGCGATGCCGTTTCCCAAACACTATGTCCTCGGAAACCATTGTGTCGATCAGTTAAAGAAAGTGGAGTTTCTGCAGGGCGTCGGTCAGAAAGCTTCTTATTATTCGTTCGACAAAAATGGCTTTCATTTTGTCGTACTTGATTCCTGTTTCAAAAGTGACGGCACCCCGTACGGTCGCCGCAATTTCAAATGGACCGATGCCAACGTTCCCCCACCAGAACTGGAATGGTTGCAGGCCGACTTAAAGCAGACCACTCATCCCACGATTATCTTTGCTCATCAGCCACTCGATTTAAAAGACACCGATGCCCATGCGGTTAAAAATTCATCTGAGGTCCGCAAGGTTCTGGAACAATCAGGTAAGGTTGCAGCCGTCTTTCAGGGACACAGTCATCGGAACCACTATTCAGAGATTGGCGGCATCCATTACTGCACGATGGTCGCGATGGTCGAAGGGTCGGGCCTGTCGAACAATGGATACAGTACACTGGATCTTCTTGAAGATGGTTCGCTGGTACTGAATGGATTCCGAAAACAGGACGACTATCACTGGAAGAAAAGCTAATCGATGGTCGGTACCATCGCAGAGTGAGTGAAAAAATGGAACAAGGTGGAATCCATGTCGATTCGTCACCTTGCTCCATCTCACAACCACAAATTCCGTCAACAAACACTAACTGAAACGCTTAGCGTTGTTGAAGTGCTACAGACTTCTCTCCTTTCTTCAGAGCAGGATCAAGGTCGAATCGATCCAGATTCATGACCTTCGTCCAGGCAGCTACGAAGTCATTGACAAACTTCTTCTGCGAGTCTTCACTGGCATACACTTCCGCGATGGCGCGCAACTGTGAGTTCGAACCGAACACAAGATCGACCGAACTGGCCATCCATTTCATCTGGTCCGTTTTGCGGTCGCGTCCTTCATAAAAGTGCTCACACATGGGAGACTTCTGCCATTTCGTGTTCATGTCGAGCAGGTTCACGAAAAAGTCATTGCTCAACGTTCCCGGTCGCTTGGTAAACACACCCAGCGGCGATTTCCCGGAATTCGCATTCAGCACCCGCATACCGCCCACCAGAGCAGTCATTTCCGGCGCAGTCAGCGTCAGCAGATTGGCACGATCGACCAGCATTTCTTCTGCAGGTCTGTCATAAGCGGTACCATGATCCTGATAGTTACGAAACCCGTCTGCCTTCGGTTCCAACACAGCGAATGACGCTACATCGGTCATTTCCTGTGTCGCATCGGTACGACCCGGTGCGAAGGGAACCTGAACTTCATGTCCGCCCTTCTTCGCCGCTTGCTCAACCGCGGCACATCCCCCCAGAACAATCAGGTCAGCCAGCGAGACTTTTTTGCCGTCTGACTGAGCGCTGTTGAATTCCGATTGAATTTGCTCCAGCTTTGGCAGGACCTTTGCTAATGTGGCTGGATCGTTGGCTTTCCAGTCTTTCTGTGGAGCGAGACGAATGCGTGCCCCGTTGGCACCACCACGCATATC
This genomic interval from Gimesia alba contains the following:
- a CDS encoding metallophosphoesterase family protein, translated to MANLIFLQNEPLGRRAFLKNGTLFLAGVSSPALGMLSARAAESKQRGTVRIGLVTDLHYADKPPAGSRHYRETITKLKEVVGQFQSDQPDFVVFHGDLIDSGESLEQEKVHLQTVVKAISAMPFPKHYVLGNHCVDQLKKVEFLQGVGQKASYYSFDKNGFHFVVLDSCFKSDGTPYGRRNFKWTDANVPPPELEWLQADLKQTTHPTIIFAHQPLDLKDTDAHAVKNSSEVRKVLEQSGKVAAVFQGHSHRNHYSEIGGIHYCTMVAMVEGSGLSNNGYSTLDLLEDGSLVLNGFRKQDDYHWKKS